Proteins found in one Brevibacillus brevis genomic segment:
- the dnaI gene encoding primosomal protein DnaI: protein MESISEFMQELAKRTPRQLLTPDQQLDKMFRSSAYLKAFQQEHPALTRDDYLRSLSNIYTAVKEQYWCERCPGLGECPNLVKGHSTHLELAHQHIISSMTPCSKQLSYEEEIRRRRLMRSYYVSEETLNASFEGLVIDSGNLATVDAAIQFCEKVGTGERVKGLYLHGPFGVGKSYIMGAIGRELSERNVASLLVYVPDFIREMKDSISDQSYAGKLELLKEVPVLILDDIGAENLTPWVRDEILGVILNQRANNHLPTLFTSNYSLTELQEHLSISNGNRIEQTKAARIMERIRHFVDVYEILRENHRS from the coding sequence GTGGAATCTATCAGTGAGTTTATGCAAGAGCTCGCCAAACGAACACCGCGTCAGCTGCTGACACCGGATCAGCAGTTAGATAAAATGTTCCGTTCGTCAGCGTATTTAAAAGCATTTCAACAAGAGCATCCCGCATTGACCAGAGACGATTACCTTCGCTCGCTCTCCAACATCTATACGGCAGTCAAGGAGCAGTATTGGTGTGAACGTTGTCCGGGTCTTGGCGAATGCCCGAATCTGGTCAAGGGGCATAGCACTCATTTGGAGCTGGCTCATCAGCATATTATCAGCTCGATGACGCCCTGCTCCAAGCAACTGTCGTATGAGGAAGAGATTCGCCGCCGTCGACTGATGCGCAGCTACTACGTTTCCGAAGAGACCTTGAACGCGAGCTTTGAGGGCTTGGTCATTGACTCCGGGAATTTGGCAACCGTAGATGCCGCGATTCAATTCTGTGAAAAAGTCGGAACAGGCGAGCGGGTAAAAGGACTTTATTTGCACGGTCCGTTTGGTGTTGGGAAAAGCTACATCATGGGAGCAATCGGTCGCGAGCTCTCAGAGCGCAATGTCGCTTCCTTGCTGGTGTATGTGCCTGACTTTATCCGGGAGATGAAGGACTCTATCTCGGATCAATCCTATGCGGGCAAGCTGGAGCTGTTAAAAGAAGTACCGGTCCTAATCCTCGATGATATCGGCGCGGAGAACCTGACGCCATGGGTTCGGGACGAGATTTTGGGGGTTATACTGAATCAGCGGGCAAACAACCATTTACCTACGCTGTTTACTTCCAACTACTCGCTTACTGAACTGCAAGAGCATTTGTCTATCTCCAACGGAAATCGGATCGAACAAACAAAAGCGGCTCGCATCATGGAGCGAATCCGCCATTTTGTCGATGTGTATGAAATTTTACGCGAGAACCACCGTTCCTAG
- a CDS encoding divergent polysaccharide deacetylase family protein, with translation MYGRKLIPILLTLFLSLGAIPVTATPNPAPAPAVKKLMAFVIDDFGNNMQGTEEILSMPVPLTVAVMPFLPSTKQDAELAHQKGHDVLVHMPMEPMKGKRSWLGPGAITADLSDDEIRSRVEKAIDNVPHAIGMNNHMGSKITADERIMRIIMKVVKERGLIYLDSKTTDKSVAGKVAAEMGVPHAVNQIFLDDVYSVPHITKQMELVCKKIHNHPICIAIGHVGPPGKKTASLLRQYIPRIQKEAEFVTISKLIQQTAH, from the coding sequence ATGTATGGGAGGAAATTGATTCCGATCTTGCTCACGCTTTTTCTTTCCCTTGGGGCGATTCCAGTGACAGCTACCCCCAATCCAGCCCCCGCACCCGCTGTCAAAAAGCTGATGGCATTTGTGATCGATGATTTCGGGAACAACATGCAAGGGACGGAGGAAATATTATCGATGCCAGTCCCTCTTACTGTTGCCGTCATGCCGTTTCTGCCCAGCACGAAACAGGATGCCGAGCTCGCCCATCAAAAAGGACACGATGTACTCGTTCACATGCCGATGGAGCCCATGAAAGGAAAGCGCTCCTGGCTCGGTCCTGGAGCCATTACGGCTGATCTGTCCGACGATGAGATTCGCAGTCGTGTGGAGAAAGCGATTGACAATGTGCCACATGCGATTGGCATGAACAACCATATGGGCTCAAAAATAACGGCTGACGAGCGAATCATGCGCATCATCATGAAGGTCGTCAAAGAACGCGGTCTTATCTACCTGGATAGCAAGACTACCGATAAAAGCGTGGCGGGGAAAGTCGCAGCTGAAATGGGCGTCCCCCATGCAGTGAATCAAATTTTTCTGGATGATGTATACTCTGTCCCGCATATTACAAAGCAAATGGAGCTCGTCTGCAAAAAAATCCACAACCATCCCATATGTATCGCAATTGGTCATGTTGGACCTCCTGGCAAGAAAACAGCCTCCCTTCTGCGCCAGTACATCCCGCGAATTCAGAAGGAGGCCGAATTTGTAACCATTTCAAAGCTTATCCAGCAAACTGCTCATTAA
- the mutM gene encoding DNA-formamidopyrimidine glycosylase, translating into MPELPEVETVVRTLRGLVMGKTIERVSVHLARIVRQPDDVEAFKSLLVGQTIQDIQRRAKFIQFFLNEDVLVSHLRMEGRYGVYQADDPVEKHTHVVFHFTDGTELRYRDVRQFGTMDLFPKGKETTVGPLAKLGVEPLDKSFTPEVLGKLLKGRSTKIKPLLLNQECIVGLGNIYVDESLFKAGIHPEKPAGKLTDKDVNRLHESIVSTLQEAVEQGGSSIKSYVNGQGEMGMFQQSLLVYGRKDEACTRCGAEIIRFVVGGRGTHICPDCQKL; encoded by the coding sequence ATGCCAGAATTGCCGGAGGTAGAAACCGTCGTACGGACTCTGCGTGGCTTGGTTATGGGAAAAACGATTGAGAGAGTAAGTGTTCATTTGGCGCGTATTGTGCGTCAGCCAGATGACGTGGAAGCTTTCAAATCTCTCTTGGTGGGACAAACCATCCAGGATATCCAACGGCGGGCAAAATTCATTCAGTTTTTCTTAAATGAGGACGTGCTCGTGTCCCATTTGCGAATGGAAGGGCGCTATGGCGTGTATCAGGCAGATGATCCCGTTGAGAAGCATACCCATGTCGTCTTCCATTTTACGGACGGAACGGAGCTGCGTTATCGGGATGTTCGCCAGTTCGGGACGATGGATCTTTTCCCTAAGGGGAAGGAAACAACCGTCGGACCTTTGGCAAAACTGGGGGTAGAACCGCTAGATAAAAGTTTTACTCCTGAAGTTTTGGGGAAATTGTTAAAAGGACGGTCAACAAAAATTAAGCCGCTTCTCCTAAACCAGGAATGTATTGTAGGGCTGGGGAATATTTATGTGGACGAGTCACTCTTTAAAGCAGGCATTCATCCGGAGAAACCAGCAGGAAAGCTGACAGATAAAGATGTTAACCGACTGCACGAAAGCATCGTCTCCACTTTGCAAGAAGCGGTAGAACAAGGTGGTAGCTCCATCAAGTCATATGTGAACGGACAGGGCGAGATGGGAATGTTCCAGCAATCTCTATTAGTTTATGGACGAAAAGATGAGGCTTGTACAAGGTGCGGGGCCGAAATCATTCGGTTTGTAGTCGGCGGCAGAGGGACGCATATTTGCCCTGATTGTCAAAAGCTATAA
- a CDS encoding lytic transglycosylase domain-containing protein: MSFGKRAALIVLVLASVFLLLNTPLVWKWMYPIKYEQQIVTAALKYKVDPHLVLAVIRSESGFATDRVSKKGAIGLMQIMPETAQWIVREADFRPKDNQYLYDPVMNIEIGTWYLEFLLSRYDGDIVKVIAAYNAGPGKVNGWLASEQWNGTRETIEDIPYGETRQYVQRVLYYHDRYKNIYDFQLR, encoded by the coding sequence ATGAGTTTTGGCAAACGTGCAGCATTGATCGTGCTCGTTTTGGCGAGTGTATTTTTGCTGCTAAACACGCCATTGGTGTGGAAATGGATGTACCCGATCAAATATGAGCAACAGATTGTGACGGCTGCACTGAAATATAAGGTGGACCCTCATTTGGTACTGGCCGTCATTCGTTCCGAGAGTGGGTTTGCGACAGATCGCGTTTCGAAAAAAGGTGCGATCGGGCTCATGCAAATCATGCCGGAAACAGCGCAATGGATCGTCAGGGAGGCAGACTTCCGTCCAAAGGACAATCAATACTTGTACGACCCTGTCATGAACATCGAGATTGGGACATGGTATCTCGAATTTTTGCTGTCCCGCTATGATGGCGATATCGTCAAAGTCATTGCCGCCTACAACGCCGGTCCGGGAAAAGTAAACGGATGGCTCGCGAGTGAGCAATGGAACGGAACTCGAGAGACGATTGAGGACATTCCATATGGGGAGACTCGTCAATATGTTCAACGAGTGCTCTATTACCATGATCGATACAAAAATATATACGACTTTCAATTACGTTAA
- a CDS encoding HD-GYP domain-containing protein has product MRLVSLKHLQPGMKLGRTVFTEDGKVLLGTGMQLTERLISGLERAGVDSVYIDDPRTNDIVVEEVIRPQTRQIAVEAIEKTIKQITNSNKLARKISLKEMGLHFQRAFSSILDDLMQNKQMVGHLTTISSHSPSLYHHSVNVAVLATAVGMSLGYNRTQLINLGIGAMLHDIGKVSLPEELLQKTERWTDEEKEIAKQHTMLGFNLLRKQHDISLLSAHVCLQHHERLNGSGYPQGLSGKQIHEFAQIVGLCDIYDSLTSPRPWRKRYMPQDAVEYLFGSGGTLFEHHLVNAFIKHIAIFPIGSSVVLNTGEIGVVSRVDPDYSHRPTVRVIKDGRGNDVPSPYDLDLKANIRLFIVGFEDDDLFNVNSLEDSPTSS; this is encoded by the coding sequence ATGCGTTTAGTATCTTTAAAACACCTACAGCCTGGAATGAAACTGGGACGTACAGTCTTCACTGAAGATGGAAAGGTGCTGCTTGGAACCGGTATGCAATTAACGGAACGACTCATTTCCGGATTAGAGCGAGCTGGTGTTGATTCGGTGTATATCGATGATCCCCGTACCAATGACATCGTTGTGGAAGAAGTCATTCGCCCACAAACCAGACAAATAGCTGTGGAAGCCATCGAGAAGACGATCAAGCAAATTACAAACTCAAACAAGCTGGCCCGGAAAATTTCCTTAAAAGAAATGGGCCTTCATTTTCAGCGTGCCTTTAGCTCAATTTTGGACGACCTGATGCAAAACAAGCAGATGGTTGGACATTTGACGACGATCTCTTCTCATTCACCATCCTTATACCATCACTCCGTGAATGTGGCCGTGCTGGCGACTGCTGTAGGCATGTCTCTGGGCTACAATCGAACACAGCTCATAAACCTGGGGATAGGAGCCATGCTGCACGATATCGGCAAAGTAAGCCTGCCTGAAGAGCTGTTGCAAAAAACAGAGCGTTGGACAGACGAAGAGAAGGAAATCGCCAAACAACACACGATGCTGGGCTTTAATTTGTTGCGAAAGCAGCATGACATCTCGCTTTTGTCAGCCCACGTCTGCTTGCAGCACCATGAACGGCTAAATGGAAGTGGCTATCCACAGGGATTATCCGGCAAGCAAATTCACGAATTCGCGCAAATCGTTGGTCTCTGTGATATTTATGACTCTTTGACTTCCCCACGTCCATGGCGCAAACGGTACATGCCACAGGATGCTGTGGAATACCTGTTTGGATCTGGTGGTACGCTGTTCGAGCACCATCTCGTAAATGCCTTTATCAAGCATATTGCTATCTTCCCGATTGGTAGCAGCGTCGTTTTGAATACCGGAGAAATCGGGGTAGTGAGTCGGGTTGATCCGGATTATTCACATCGCCCTACTGTACGTGTGATAAAAGACGGTCGAGGAAACGACGTCCCTAGCCCTTATGACCTTGATCTCAAGGCGAACATCCGACTGTTTATTGTCGGCTTTGAAGATGATGATCTATTTAACGTGAACTCATTAGAAGATTCTCCTACCTCATCGTAA
- a CDS encoding replication initiation and membrane attachment family protein yields the protein MRRLVWNELLPKDRYLVRMARPIGFAEMGFVTQLYLPIIGVESYALYQLLVHGVQEVSGASSEGTHRSLMLTTSLSLDRLLDARERLEAIGLVEVRRRENQQRDYYYEYLIKPPLSPAEFFADYVLSLMLLNKIENVRYSQLRQHYADTLGSQLDQEYSIVENVTKDFHDVFQSLKPSELEVKKGSERDQFLTEMDTNFPQAPMKSGYEAQVNHSLSVSSLRLYLPDNADSVKVLEGKSMELLFSLCHFYQLDSWGMGQELRDWTLYKSDRSLDGEVLRKRLVQRYTEDKLYRTAPATDTAEDGWGPGRLPEPGSEAFIRACRQLSPVTLLEKVVGGRISKVFLERAETLVFADGMQPEVVNALLLHTLASMQMELPKAYMETIRDSWKAKRIATVDEAVKQILERADQRAQTTEKAKAGKKETAPVRRNGRAILQDKLPASVEWQLSQEKTASDAEKKQSIQDFPDLQKRLETLRKRK from the coding sequence ATGCGTCGTTTAGTTTGGAACGAGTTGTTGCCGAAGGATCGTTATCTGGTGCGGATGGCAAGACCGATTGGCTTTGCCGAAATGGGCTTTGTTACGCAGCTATACTTGCCGATCATCGGTGTCGAATCGTACGCTCTCTATCAACTGCTCGTCCATGGCGTGCAGGAGGTGAGCGGAGCCTCCTCGGAGGGGACCCATCGCAGTTTGATGCTGACGACTTCGCTTTCTCTGGATCGGCTATTGGATGCGCGTGAACGTCTGGAGGCAATCGGGCTAGTCGAGGTACGCCGCAGGGAAAATCAGCAGCGTGACTATTATTACGAGTATTTGATCAAACCGCCGCTTAGTCCGGCTGAGTTTTTTGCAGATTATGTCCTGTCGCTGATGTTGTTAAATAAAATCGAAAACGTTCGCTATTCGCAACTGCGCCAGCATTATGCAGATACGCTTGGCAGTCAGTTGGATCAAGAATACTCTATTGTGGAAAACGTCACGAAAGACTTCCATGATGTGTTCCAGTCATTGAAACCATCGGAGCTGGAAGTGAAAAAAGGTTCGGAGCGGGATCAGTTTTTAACCGAGATGGACACCAACTTCCCGCAAGCGCCGATGAAATCTGGCTACGAGGCACAAGTCAACCATTCGCTGAGTGTGTCGTCCTTGCGCCTGTACTTGCCGGATAATGCCGACTCGGTCAAAGTATTGGAAGGCAAAAGCATGGAGCTGTTGTTCTCGCTGTGCCACTTCTATCAGCTAGACAGCTGGGGGATGGGGCAGGAGCTGCGTGATTGGACGCTGTACAAATCGGATCGGAGTTTGGACGGAGAAGTTTTGCGCAAGCGTTTGGTTCAACGCTACACAGAAGACAAGCTATACCGGACAGCGCCTGCAACTGACACGGCAGAGGATGGATGGGGACCTGGTCGCTTGCCTGAGCCTGGGAGCGAAGCCTTTATCCGTGCTTGCCGCCAGTTATCTCCGGTGACCCTGTTGGAAAAGGTCGTCGGTGGCAGAATCAGCAAGGTATTTTTGGAACGGGCTGAGACGCTTGTATTTGCGGATGGGATGCAGCCGGAAGTCGTCAATGCGCTGCTGCTTCATACGCTAGCCAGCATGCAAATGGAGCTGCCAAAAGCATACATGGAAACGATCCGCGACAGCTGGAAAGCCAAACGGATCGCAACAGTTGACGAGGCAGTCAAGCAAATCCTCGAACGTGCGGATCAACGGGCACAAACAACCGAGAAGGCAAAAGCGGGCAAGAAGGAAACGGCTCCTGTCAGACGCAACGGTAGAGCTATCTTGCAGGACAAGTTGCCGGCATCTGTCGAGTGGCAGCTATCTCAGGAGAAAACCGCATCGGACGCAGAAAAGAAACAGTCCATTCAGGATTTTCCAGACTTGCAGAAAAGACTGGAAACCTTGCGAAAACGGAAATAA
- the polA gene encoding DNA polymerase I produces MSHFVLIDGNSVANRAFYALPLLSTSAGLHTNAVLGFTTMLLKVLEEMKPTHIMVAFDAGKVVFRHSEYAEYKGGRSKTPPELSEQFPLIRELLDAFSIKRFELEGYEADDIIGTLTKQADEQAWKTTVITGDKDMLQLVSEHVSVALTRKGVSEIELYTPQEIHEKYGLKPLQIIDLKGLMGDSSDNIPGVPGVGEKTALKLLHEYGSVEQVLENIDKVSGKKLQENLRENVDKANMSKALATILREAPVELDVQETGFEGYDGVPVSEFFKKMEFKSLLSKIKVAQPADGSGHPDAKPFSFEVISEENKAAYESKLTSPMALYIEMDGENYHHAPFLGIGLAAEDTVMFVPWDVAKEWKVLCEWLADLAKEKWVFDGKRDTVGLAWHDFAIKGISFDVYLASYLLNAAESNPTLDSIAAQYAQTRVLSDEEVYGKGAKRLVPEMDVLSEHVAHKAAAIWQSVPVLREQLAENEMEKLLGELEAPLSMVLALMEKQGVKVNSERLVQMGEDLDKKLAGLTDQIYELAGGAFNINSPKQLGEILFDRLSLPVLKKTKTGPSTSADVLEKLAPYHPIIDAILTFRQLGKLRSTYIEGLTKEIHTKTSKVHTLYNQATTATGRLSSTDPNLQNIPIRMEEGRKIREAFIPSEDGWYMLAADYSQIELRILAHISQDENLIDAFQKGMDIHTRTAMDVFGVSEEEVTSLMRRQAKAVNFGIVYGISDYGLSQNLNITRKEAGDFIERYFDVFSGVKRWMDEIVQQAKADGYVTTLLNRRRYLPDIRSSNFNLRSFAERTAMNTPIQGTAADVIKLAMIRMQEAIEEKGLASRMLLQVHDELVFEVPENELEVMRKLVPEVMESALSLNVPLKVDVSDGRTWYDAK; encoded by the coding sequence TTGAGTCATTTTGTGTTGATTGATGGAAACAGTGTTGCGAACCGGGCGTTTTATGCGCTCCCTTTATTGTCCACATCGGCAGGACTGCATACGAACGCAGTGCTGGGCTTTACGACTATGCTGTTAAAAGTGTTGGAGGAAATGAAGCCGACGCATATCATGGTTGCTTTTGACGCGGGAAAAGTCGTGTTTCGCCATAGCGAGTATGCAGAGTACAAAGGGGGACGCAGCAAAACTCCGCCGGAGCTGTCTGAACAGTTTCCACTGATTCGGGAGCTGTTGGATGCCTTCTCAATCAAACGCTTCGAGCTGGAAGGCTACGAGGCGGATGACATTATCGGTACGTTGACGAAGCAGGCAGATGAGCAAGCCTGGAAAACGACTGTCATCACCGGAGACAAAGATATGCTGCAACTCGTGTCCGAGCATGTATCCGTCGCTTTGACGCGCAAGGGAGTCAGCGAAATCGAGCTGTACACTCCGCAAGAAATTCATGAAAAGTACGGCCTTAAGCCGCTGCAAATAATTGATTTGAAAGGCTTGATGGGCGATTCGTCCGACAACATTCCAGGTGTCCCTGGTGTCGGGGAAAAAACAGCTCTGAAGCTGCTGCACGAATACGGCTCTGTCGAGCAAGTTCTGGAAAACATCGATAAAGTCTCTGGCAAAAAGCTGCAAGAGAACCTGCGTGAGAATGTAGATAAGGCGAACATGAGTAAAGCTTTGGCAACCATTTTGCGGGAAGCGCCTGTGGAGCTGGATGTGCAAGAGACTGGCTTTGAAGGCTATGATGGGGTACCTGTCAGCGAGTTCTTTAAAAAGATGGAGTTCAAATCGCTCTTGTCCAAGATCAAAGTAGCACAACCAGCCGACGGAAGCGGACATCCAGACGCCAAGCCATTTTCGTTTGAAGTGATTTCAGAGGAAAACAAAGCGGCGTACGAGTCCAAACTGACTTCGCCAATGGCTCTTTACATTGAAATGGACGGGGAAAACTATCATCATGCGCCTTTCCTCGGGATTGGACTGGCTGCGGAAGATACGGTGATGTTCGTTCCTTGGGACGTAGCCAAGGAATGGAAGGTGCTCTGTGAGTGGTTGGCTGATCTGGCGAAGGAGAAGTGGGTATTTGACGGCAAGCGGGACACGGTTGGACTCGCTTGGCATGATTTCGCGATAAAAGGCATCAGCTTTGACGTGTACCTCGCCTCTTACCTGCTGAATGCGGCTGAAAGCAACCCGACGTTGGATAGCATTGCGGCTCAATACGCACAGACACGGGTATTGTCAGATGAAGAGGTGTACGGCAAGGGGGCCAAGCGTCTTGTTCCTGAAATGGACGTGCTGAGCGAGCATGTGGCGCATAAAGCGGCAGCCATCTGGCAGAGCGTGCCTGTATTGCGCGAGCAACTGGCGGAAAACGAAATGGAAAAGCTGCTCGGCGAATTGGAAGCTCCGCTGAGTATGGTATTGGCTCTCATGGAAAAGCAAGGCGTGAAGGTAAACAGTGAGCGCCTCGTGCAAATGGGGGAAGACTTGGATAAAAAGCTCGCGGGTCTGACAGATCAGATTTACGAGTTGGCGGGTGGGGCATTCAACATCAACTCGCCGAAGCAATTGGGCGAAATTTTGTTTGACCGCTTGTCTCTGCCTGTATTGAAAAAGACCAAAACAGGCCCTTCTACCAGTGCGGATGTATTGGAGAAGCTCGCCCCTTATCACCCGATCATCGATGCGATCCTGACCTTCCGTCAGCTCGGCAAGCTCCGTTCGACGTATATTGAGGGCTTGACCAAGGAAATCCATACGAAGACGAGCAAGGTGCATACGCTTTACAACCAAGCGACCACGGCGACAGGGCGCCTGTCCAGTACGGACCCGAATCTGCAAAATATCCCGATCCGTATGGAGGAAGGACGCAAGATTCGCGAGGCGTTTATCCCGTCAGAGGACGGCTGGTACATGCTGGCGGCCGACTATTCCCAGATTGAGCTGCGGATTTTGGCCCATATTTCGCAAGACGAAAACTTGATTGACGCCTTCCAAAAAGGAATGGATATTCATACCCGCACCGCCATGGACGTATTTGGTGTGAGTGAGGAAGAAGTAACCTCGCTGATGCGCCGTCAGGCCAAAGCGGTCAACTTCGGGATCGTATACGGCATCAGCGACTACGGTCTGTCGCAAAATCTCAATATTACCCGTAAAGAAGCCGGGGACTTCATTGAGCGCTACTTTGATGTCTTCTCCGGCGTGAAGCGCTGGATGGACGAGATTGTTCAACAGGCGAAAGCGGATGGCTATGTGACGACCTTGTTGAATCGCCGCCGCTACCTGCCTGATATTCGCAGCAGCAACTTTAACCTGCGTTCGTTTGCCGAGCGTACTGCGATGAACACACCGATCCAGGGTACTGCTGCCGATGTGATCAAGCTGGCGATGATTCGCATGCAGGAGGCAATCGAAGAGAAAGGTCTCGCGAGCCGCATGCTTTTGCAGGTGCACGATGAGCTTGTATTTGAAGTGCCGGAAAATGAGCTGGAGGTCATGCGCAAGCTGGTGCCAGAAGTGATGGAGAGTGCGTTGTCCCTCAACGTCCCGCTCAAGGTGGACGTCAGTGATGGACGTACCTGGTACGATGCGAAGTAG
- a CDS encoding glyceraldehyde-3-phosphate dehydrogenase: MTIKIGINGFGRIGRMVFRRAIQDPNIEIVAINASYPAETLAHLLKYDTIHGRLQNKVEVQDNKIIVDGKATVVLSDRDPLKLPWGDLGVEIVVEATGKFNNREGAGKHLQSGAKKVVITAPAKEEDVTIVMGVNEGTYDHANHHIISNASCTTNCLAPVAKVLNDAFGIEQGLMTTIHSFTNDQVNLDNPHKDLRRARAASESIIPTTTGAARAVGIVLPELNGKLNGFSLRVPTPNVSVVDLVVNTKKPVTLDEVNRVLREASESSMKGYLEFCDEPLVSSDFNGNDHSSIIDGLSTMVMGDNQVKVIAWYDNEWGYSCRVVDLVRHVSEQHNQAATKEAAAVGVK; the protein is encoded by the coding sequence ATGACAATTAAAATCGGTATTAATGGTTTCGGACGTATTGGCCGCATGGTATTCCGCCGCGCTATCCAGGACCCCAACATTGAAATCGTTGCAATCAACGCTAGCTATCCAGCGGAGACGCTTGCACATTTGTTGAAATATGATACGATCCACGGACGCCTGCAAAATAAAGTGGAAGTCCAAGACAACAAGATTATCGTAGATGGAAAAGCAACAGTTGTACTGTCTGACCGTGATCCGCTGAAGCTGCCTTGGGGTGACCTCGGAGTAGAGATCGTTGTTGAAGCTACAGGCAAGTTCAACAATCGTGAAGGCGCTGGCAAGCACCTGCAAAGCGGTGCGAAAAAAGTTGTGATTACAGCACCAGCGAAAGAAGAAGACGTGACGATCGTGATGGGTGTAAACGAAGGCACCTACGACCATGCCAATCACCACATTATCTCCAATGCTTCCTGCACAACCAACTGTCTCGCACCTGTGGCAAAAGTGCTCAACGATGCATTCGGTATCGAACAAGGTCTCATGACTACCATTCACTCGTTTACAAACGATCAGGTGAATCTCGACAATCCGCATAAAGACCTGCGTCGTGCACGTGCAGCTAGCGAGTCCATCATTCCAACGACGACAGGAGCTGCTCGTGCAGTAGGAATCGTTCTACCAGAATTGAATGGCAAGCTGAACGGTTTTTCCTTGCGCGTACCGACTCCAAACGTTTCTGTAGTAGACTTGGTGGTCAATACGAAGAAGCCAGTTACATTGGACGAAGTAAACCGCGTCCTGCGTGAAGCAAGCGAAAGCAGCATGAAAGGCTACCTCGAGTTCTGCGACGAGCCGCTCGTATCCAGCGATTTCAATGGCAACGATCACTCCTCGATCATAGACGGTCTGTCTACGATGGTAATGGGAGACAATCAGGTGAAAGTGATTGCTTGGTACGATAACGAGTGGGGCTACTCCTGCCGTGTCGTAGACCTGGTTCGCCACGTATCCGAGCAGCACAATCAAGCTGCAACAAAAGAAGCTGCTGCTGTTGGTGTAAAATAA
- the coaE gene encoding dephospho-CoA kinase (Dephospho-CoA kinase (CoaE) performs the final step in coenzyme A biosynthesis.) encodes MGMILGLTGGIATGKSTVTGMLRERGIPVIDADQIAREVVEPGKLAYEAIVRHFGREILLEDGQIDRKKLGEIVFSDESERQKLNAIVHPEVRRVMREEAESAEANGAEIVFMDIPLLYESKLTHMVEKIVVVYAPYEMQLARMLERDELEEEQARKRLRAQFPIDQKKQGADFLIDNSGSREETERQVEAVLAAIRSERQS; translated from the coding sequence ATGGGCATGATACTAGGGTTAACAGGCGGAATTGCCACTGGGAAAAGCACGGTGACAGGTATGCTTCGTGAGCGTGGGATTCCTGTCATTGACGCTGACCAAATCGCCAGAGAGGTCGTAGAACCAGGTAAATTAGCCTATGAAGCGATCGTGCGCCATTTTGGACGAGAAATCCTATTGGAAGATGGTCAAATTGATCGGAAAAAACTAGGTGAGATCGTGTTTTCGGACGAGTCCGAGCGTCAAAAGCTGAACGCCATTGTCCATCCCGAAGTACGCCGGGTCATGCGGGAAGAGGCCGAATCAGCGGAAGCGAATGGAGCCGAGATCGTCTTTATGGACATTCCTCTACTGTATGAGAGCAAGCTTACACATATGGTAGAAAAAATCGTGGTCGTCTATGCGCCCTACGAGATGCAATTGGCGAGAATGCTGGAGCGCGACGAATTGGAAGAAGAACAAGCACGAAAAAGACTGCGGGCGCAGTTTCCCATTGATCAGAAGAAGCAGGGCGCAGACTTTTTGATCGATAATTCTGGTTCGCGTGAAGAAACCGAGCGTCAAGTGGAGGCGGTATTGGCCGCGATTCGATCGGAGCGTCAATCATGA
- the nrdR gene encoding transcriptional regulator NrdR — MRCPFCEYNGTRVLDSRPFNHNKSIRRRRECEACERRFTTFEMVEETPLLIVKKDGTREEFSRDKILRGLVRACEKRPVPLEVLENVVNDIEKELRSCGQAEIPSNDVGEKVMERLYHVDEVAYVRFASVYRQFKDINVFMKELEELLAQARNSSFPKE; from the coding sequence ATGCGTTGTCCATTTTGCGAATATAATGGGACTAGAGTCCTGGATTCACGTCCTTTCAATCATAATAAATCCATTCGTCGTCGCCGCGAGTGCGAAGCCTGCGAACGCCGGTTTACTACCTTTGAAATGGTAGAAGAAACACCTTTGTTAATTGTGAAAAAGGACGGAACACGCGAGGAATTCAGTCGAGACAAGATATTGCGCGGGTTGGTGCGCGCTTGCGAAAAGCGTCCGGTACCGTTGGAAGTGCTTGAAAATGTAGTGAACGATATTGAAAAAGAATTGCGCAGCTGTGGACAGGCAGAGATCCCGAGCAATGACGTTGGGGAGAAGGTCATGGAGCGTTTATACCATGTCGATGAGGTTGCCTATGTGCGTTTCGCCTCCGTATACCGCCAATTCAAAGATATCAATGTATTTATGAAAGAGCTGGAGGAGCTATTGGCTCAAGCGCGAAACAGCTCGTTTCCAAAAGAATAG